In Dermacentor andersoni chromosome 4, qqDerAnde1_hic_scaffold, whole genome shotgun sequence, the following proteins share a genomic window:
- the LOC126536597 gene encoding RNA-binding protein 28, with protein MAALSQSLCTLLVRNLPPDAKESKLEELFADIGPIKRCFIVRDKTQQSMCKGVAYVTYASTADAEAAVERSRQRSLKWGDRVLAVKAAAPKAPRGEPVSKDTAPKKRTFTKEEKAARKKRKPRLIVRNLSFKATEKTLRDCFSRYGNVVEVSIPKNPDGKCRGFAFVQFDETKSAIKAINGLNATEVLGRPIAVDFSLPKATYQQTTINSPSATTDTPDKGGGSALQHRESEEMSDDDAESHSSGASASDGDSEHGCSDTDKDSGDDDSECSADVEHDRRPKGDTKNTVFIRNVSFDSQQEGLETLMKQFGPCRYCLLCTDVDTGRSRGTAFVRFVQDSSVDACLQAAASSAGIMLDGRRLDVVRALSRDELEEKQKEKKKEKKDRRNLYLAREGLVRPGTEAAQGVSPQDMAKRAKLQARKRKLLANLHYFVSPTRLSVHNLPPSVDDRKLRALFLENAPHGARITEARVMRNLKSPTAESYGYGFVTFTKHEDALAALRELNNNPGTFGPKKRPIIEFCLENKAALVAKERRLQRSKQKLKELHESQVEEQRPADIPMEKKTAFMGAAANRKMKGLPTHSGPKVRTKKGRAGKQNLQLKNKKGKRKLKQKQKTFVKNPRTEKDSFSTMLDKHKKVHSKQTPTMHKTKWFQNQ; from the coding sequence ATGGCGGCCCTTAGCCAGAGTTTGTGCACGCTTCTCGTAAGAAATTTACCGCCAGACGCAAAAGAAAGCAAGCTAGAAGAACTGTTCGCTGATATCGGACCCATTAAGCGATGCTTCATTGTCCGTGACAAGACACAACAATCGATGTGCAAGGGCGTTGCGTATGTTACGTACGCCAGCACTGCCGATGCCGAGGCCGCCGTGGAACGGAGTCGGCAACGCAGTTTGAAGTGGGGCGACCGTGTTCTTGCAGTGAAAGCTGCTGCTCCCAAGGCACCCCGCGGCGAACCTGTGAGCAAGGATACAGCACCGAAGAAGAGGACTTTCACGAAGGAAGAGAAAGCTGCGAGAAAGAAGAGGAAGCCGAGGCTGATCGTCCGCAACCTCTCGTTCAAGGCAACAGAGAAAACACTGCGCGATTGCTTTTCAAGGTATGGAAATGTCGTCGAGGTCAGCATTCCGAAAAATCCAGATGGAAAATGTCGTGGTTTTGCATTTGTGCAGTTTGACGAGACCAAGAGCGCCATCAAAGCAATAAACGGCCTCAATGCCACCGAGGTATTGGGACGACCAATAGCCGTCGATTTCTCCCTTCCCAAGGCAACGTACCAGCAAACGACGATAAATAGCCCAAGTGCTACGACTGACACTCCTGACAAAGGAGGAGGCTCCGCTTTGCAGCATAGGGAAAGCGAAGAGATGTCGGATGACGATGCTGAAAGTCACTCGTCTGGAGCTTCCGCATCTGATGGGGACTCCGAACACGGCTGCTCAGACACCGACAAAGACAGCGGTGATGATGACAGCGAATGCAGCGCGGACGTCGAGCATGATCGGCGCCCAAAAGGCGATACAAAGAACACGGTGTTTATTCGAAACGTGTCGTTCGACAGCCAGCAGGAGGGTCTTGAAACGTTGATGAAACAGTTTGGGCCATGTCGGTATTGCCTTCTGTGCACAGATGTAGATACTGGCCGCTCCAGGGGAACGGCATTCGTCCGCTTTGTCCAAGATTCAAGCGTAGATGCATGCCTTCAAGCGGCTGCTTCCTCTGCAGGCATTATGCTGGACGGCCGGCGGCTCGACGTGGTCCGAGCTCTCAGTCGGGACGAGCTGGAGGAGAAAcagaaggagaagaaaaaagaaaagaaggaccgCCGCAACCTGTACCTGGCGCGAGAGGGGCTTGTCAGGCCCGGCACCGAGGCTGCACAAGGCGTCTCGCCACAGGACATGGCCAAGCGGGCCAAGCTACAGGCGCGCAAACGCAAGCTACTAGCCAATCTTCATTACTTTGTATCACCCACGCGGCTCAGCGTGCACAATCTGCCGCCTTCCGTGGACGATCGGAAACTGCGGGCGCTGTTCCTGGAGAATGCGCCCCACGGCGCACGCATCACGGAAGCACGCGTTATGCGGAACCTCAAGTCTCCAACCGCCGAGTCCTACGGTTACGGTTTTGTGACTTTCACTAAGCACGAGGATGCATTGGCCGCTTTGCGGGAACTCAACAACAATCCCGGCACTTTTGGACCGAAGAAGAGGCCAATCATCGAATTTTGTCTGGAAAATAAGGCAGCACTCGTGGCCAAGGAGCGCAGACTGCAGAGGAGCAAACAGAAGCTGAAAGAGCTACACGAGAGTCAGGTTGAAGAGCAGAGGCCAGCTGACATCCCCATGGAAAAGAAGACAGCCTTCATGGGTGCAGCCGCAAATCGAAAAATGAAGGGTTTGCCAACGCATTCTGGACCAAAGGTGCGGACTAAGAAAGGCCGTGCAGGCAAGCAAAACCTACAACTTAAGAACAAAAAGGGCAAGAGAAAGCTtaaacagaaacaaaaaacatTTGTCAAGAATCCACGGACTGAGAAGGACAGTTTCAGCACAATGCTCGACAAACACAAGAAGGTGCACTCAAAGCAGACTCCTACAATGCATAAAACAAAGTGGTTTCAGAATCAATAA